TCCGTTGAGAAGACGGCGGTAGCGCAGCCTGACCTTCGCGATTGCTTCCTTTGCCACGCGTGGGACGACCGGCAGGGCGCAGCTAAGGAGCTTTACGAATTGCTCGTGGCGGCTAATGTAAAGGTTTGGTTCAGCGAGAGGGACCTTGGTCTCGGCGTGCCGATGATGCGTGCCATCGACAAGGGCTTGGCGAATTCGCGCATCGGGCTCGTGCTGGTCACCCCGAACCTGTTGCGCCGCCTCCCGCAAGAGGGCGTCGCCGACAAAGAGCTTTCGGCTCTCCTGGCGGGCAACCGGCTCGTGCCTATCGTGCACCAGACGACGTACTCGGAGCTTCGGAATGTCAGCCCTTTGCTTGCCTCCCGAACCGGCCTAGACACTTCCGAAGACTCAATGGCGGTTGTCGCGACCAAGATTGCCGAGCTGGTCGACATCTGGGCCTAGGAGGCTGTCTTCCAACCGGTTGACCGCCAATCACTTTCGGCTTCTACCACCATTGCGCCCCTT
The DNA window shown above is from Paraburkholderia sp. PGU19 and carries:
- a CDS encoding toll/interleukin-1 receptor domain-containing protein codes for the protein MQSLTPIRESVEKTAVAQPDLRDCFLCHAWDDRQGAAKELYELLVAANVKVWFSERDLGLGVPMMRAIDKGLANSRIGLVLVTPNLLRRLPQEGVADKELSALLAGNRLVPIVHQTTYSELRNVSPLLASRTGLDTSEDSMAVVATKIAELVDIWA